The following are encoded in a window of Candidatus Cloacimonadota bacterium genomic DNA:
- the ribD gene encoding bifunctional diaminohydroxyphosphoribosylaminopyrimidine deaminase/5-amino-6-(5-phosphoribosylamino)uracil reductase RibD, giving the protein MSFKESFFQQAYELAEQGRGKCGINPFVGALLVKDNRIIGSGFTQKCGKNHAEIEAILNARESTAGAELYVTLEPCCHQGRTPPCTDAIIKAGIKKVYAGIIDPNPLVSGKGFEKLRAAGIEVQDGFWQQKIEKQLEYYLTYRRKKRPFIFMKNAVSLDGKIATDAGDSKWISSTESREYSHLLRREAGAIITGIDTVLSDDPLLNVRLDGKSEPILRIILDSRLRIPLESKIVTTAQEIPTIVFKSEDHTDYNTEQMLTLKGVQVKSLPAVNYEYLSLPALIEELNKLELPVLMIEAGQKLCSSFLRAGLVDKIYYFISPKILGGKNSVFDELGIDTLAEAINIKIDKVETVGDDLLIIGYIMKE; this is encoded by the coding sequence ATGTCATTCAAAGAATCGTTCTTTCAGCAAGCTTATGAATTAGCAGAACAGGGACGGGGTAAATGCGGGATCAATCCCTTTGTTGGGGCTTTATTGGTAAAGGATAACCGCATAATCGGATCAGGTTTTACCCAAAAATGTGGCAAGAACCATGCTGAAATTGAAGCTATCCTTAATGCTCGAGAATCTACTGCCGGTGCAGAGTTATATGTTACTTTAGAGCCCTGTTGTCATCAAGGTAGAACTCCACCATGTACTGACGCAATTATTAAAGCAGGAATAAAAAAAGTTTATGCTGGCATAATTGACCCCAATCCTTTAGTAAGCGGAAAAGGTTTTGAGAAATTAAGAGCTGCCGGTATCGAAGTTCAGGATGGCTTTTGGCAGCAGAAGATCGAGAAGCAACTGGAATATTACTTAACATACCGGCGAAAGAAGAGACCTTTCATATTTATGAAAAATGCAGTTTCACTCGATGGAAAGATCGCAACTGATGCTGGTGATTCCAAGTGGATAAGTTCTACCGAGTCTCGTGAATATAGCCACCTTTTACGCAGAGAAGCAGGAGCTATAATCACAGGGATTGATACTGTACTCAGTGACGACCCACTTTTGAATGTACGGTTGGATGGTAAATCAGAACCGATACTGAGGATTATCCTGGATAGTCGGTTAAGAATTCCTTTAGAATCAAAGATCGTTACCACAGCACAAGAAATCCCAACCATTGTTTTTAAAAGTGAGGATCATACTGATTATAATACAGAGCAAATGCTTACCTTAAAGGGAGTGCAAGTAAAGTCACTTCCGGCAGTTAATTATGAATACCTCTCTCTCCCAGCTCTTATAGAAGAACTGAATAAATTGGAATTACCGGTCCTTATGATCGAAGCAGGACAGAAACTTTGCAGCTCTTTTCTGAGAGCCGGGTTAGTCGATAAGATATATTACTTTATCTCTCCTAAGATTTTAGGTGGGAAAAATTCGGTCTTTGATGAGTTAGGTATTGACACTCTTGCTGAAGCAATCAATATCAAGATTGACAAAGTAGAAACAGTAGGAGATGATCTACTCATCATCGGATATATCATGAAGGAATAA
- a CDS encoding CehA/McbA family metallohydrolase gives MRTVNILNRRYTELTGVIHNHSNSSYDCDVTLDTILQAAIKNRLDYLTINDHHALPDEEEIKRSLHKFKEERAYEPFLLAGAELNDSEEYHHLLTFGSKFHENNRSTEEYIDLIKNEDGVIFAAHPYEKRVCKDYPLYIWAKIDLLEKVDGLEIWNYSSSWLSKLHPRRNGIFLLLFPNWFVRNPFRENLILWDNLNNKGLRIAAIGSTDAHGTNYKALFFRFRILTHKFLFRTIRTNVLLSEDVKLSNDSILNALKNGNSYVVNYTLGNPYNFYAAIANDAGDGVSFGEEIEWQKNLKFFYMLPKNCSVKLYKDGYVQAQQNNSYGSFSITSSGYYRLQIERFGASWIITNNIYVIKNSNS, from the coding sequence ATGCGTACAGTTAATATTCTTAATCGCCGCTATACCGAATTGACAGGAGTAATCCATAACCATAGTAACTCATCATACGACTGCGATGTTACTCTCGATACTATCCTGCAGGCAGCAATAAAGAACCGGCTTGATTATCTCACTATTAATGATCATCATGCTTTACCCGATGAAGAAGAAATCAAACGATCTTTGCATAAGTTCAAAGAAGAAAGGGCTTATGAACCCTTCTTATTAGCAGGGGCTGAACTAAACGATTCTGAGGAGTATCATCATCTCTTGACTTTCGGTAGTAAATTCCATGAAAATAATAGATCTACCGAAGAATATATTGATCTGATAAAGAATGAGGATGGAGTGATCTTCGCCGCTCATCCATATGAGAAACGAGTTTGTAAAGACTATCCGCTTTATATTTGGGCAAAGATCGATCTTTTGGAAAAAGTAGATGGATTGGAGATCTGGAATTATTCATCAAGTTGGCTCTCCAAACTACATCCTCGACGTAATGGAATATTTCTTCTCCTTTTCCCTAACTGGTTTGTTAGAAATCCTTTTCGGGAAAACCTTATTCTTTGGGATAATCTAAACAATAAAGGTCTCAGAATCGCTGCTATTGGTAGTACAGACGCTCACGGTACTAATTACAAAGCACTCTTTTTCCGATTTAGAATTTTAACTCATAAATTCCTGTTCCGTACAATTAGAACTAATGTTCTTCTTAGCGAAGATGTTAAACTGAGTAATGACAGCATTCTTAATGCCCTGAAGAATGGCAATAGTTATGTTGTTAATTATACATTAGGCAATCCATACAATTTTTATGCAGCTATAGCTAATGATGCTGGCGATGGTGTAAGTTTCGGAGAAGAAATTGAATGGCAAAAGAATCTGAAGTTTTTTTACATGTTACCAAAAAACTGTTCCGTTAAGCTCTATAAAGATGGCTATGTTCAAGCTCAGCAAAATAATAGCTACGGATCATTCTCGATCACTTCATCAGGGTATTATCGGCTTCAGATAGAACGTTTCGGAGCAAGCTGGATAATTACCAACAATATATATGTGATAAAAAATAGCAATAGTTAG